A window from Culex pipiens pallens isolate TS chromosome 3, TS_CPP_V2, whole genome shotgun sequence encodes these proteins:
- the LOC120412395 gene encoding pescadillo homolog — translation MVKRNHKFQSGEGAQYLTRKAAMRKLQLSMQDFRRLCILKGIYPREPKHRAIAQRGSTDIKILYHKKDITFLLHEPIVWTLRDRKIFNRRIAAAKGKGNNLLKNVRMANYPEIKLDHIIKERFPTFVDAIKELDDCMTLLFLFSTFPAMKTVTRDITSMARRLSIEFMHYCIASKALRKVFVSIKGYYFQAEIKGELVTWIVPHYYPYQPQRKEYVDFKIMKSFADFFTVMAGFVNFRLYNSINLVYPPQFSVSLDSEESRANEDTFISERIAALNSDLLRSDQMGTEEEDDQIDLDLLDGDKDSEQVRKLREDAVSLNKLKNLFKGLKFFINREVPREPLVFILRCFGGRASWDRNLFVGATFDESDETITHQIVDRPSLPKQYISRDYVQPQWIFDCVNQRKLLPVNKYLIGAVLPPHLSPFNRDDAIYVPPEEAALRDGVELDAGARNGEERISDDEDEDAEQRQQVQLDYALVKAFREEKTEALNSGAPEEAPEEEEDDEEAPEEDEQTKQKNEKKKKMAVVSGKIFKENPSEQKKLTKQEEALRARMVKSRHKKLYRKMLEKQKKQTKEANLLKEKRQQIDKKQRVEQTQKRKTQRKEILAK, via the exons ATGGTCAAACGAAATCACAAG TTCCAATCGGGCGAGGGTGCCCAGTACCTGACCCGGAAGGCAGCGATGCGAAAGTTGCAGCTGTCGATGCAGGACTTCCGTCGGTTGTGCATCCTGAAGGGGATCTACCCGCGGGAACCGAAGCACCGTGCGATCGCCCAGCGGGGCAGCACCGACATCAAGATTCTGTACCACAAGAAGGACATAACGTTCCTGCTGCACGAACCGATCGTGTGGACACTGCGTGACCGTAAAATCTTCAACCGACGAATTGCGGCGGCCAAGGGCAAGGGGAACAATCTGCTGAAGAATGTGAGGATGGCCAACTACCCGGAAATCAAGCTGGACCACATCATCAAGGAACGCTTCCCAACGTTCGTGGACGCGATTAAAGAGCTGGACGATTGTATGACGTTGCTGTTTCTGTTCAGTACGTTTCCGGCGATGAAAACGGTCACGCGTGACATTACGTCGATGGCGCGTCGGTTGTCGATCGAGTTCATGCACTACTGCATTGCGTCCAAGGCGCTGCGGAAGGTGTTTGTGTCGATCAAGGGATACTACTTCCAGGCGGAGATCAAGGGCGAGCTGGTCACGTGGATCGTGCCGCACTACTATCCGTACCAGCCGCAGCGGAAGGAGTACGTTGATTTCAAG ATCATGAAATCATTCGCCGACTTTTTCACCGTGATGGCGGGCTTCGTCAATTTCCGTCTGTACAACTCTATCAACCTGGTTTATCCGCCGCAGTTCTCGGTGTCTCTCGATTCCGAAGAAAGTCGCGCCAACGAGGACACTTTTATTTCCGAGCGAATCGCCGCGCTGAACTCGGACTTGCTGCGTTCGGATCAGATGGGCACGGAGGAGGAGGACGACCAGATCGATTTGGACTTGCTGGACGGCGATAAGGACTCGGAGCAGGTGCGCAAGCTGCGAGAGGATGCCGTCAGTTTGAACAAGCTGAAGAATCTGTTCAAGGGACTAAAGTTCTTCATTAACCGGGAAGTGCCACGAGAGCCGTTGGTGTTTATTCTTCGATGCTTCGGCGGCAGGGCGTCTTGGGACAGGAATTTGTTCGTCGGAGCCACGTTCGACGAGTCGGACGAAACAATCACGCACCAGATTGTGGACAGACCGAGCCTGCCCAAGCAGTACATTTCACGGGACTACGTCCAACCGCAGTGGATCTTTGACTGTGTGAACCAGCGGAAGCTGCTTCCAGTCAACAAGTACCTCATTGGGGCCGTTCTCCCCCCGCATCTGTCACCGTTCAACCGGGATGACGCCATTTACGTTCCACCGGAGGAGGCCGCCCTGCGTGATGGCGTTGAACTGGACGCCGGAGCTCGCAACGGCGAGGAAAGAATTtccgacgacgaggacgaggacgCCGAGCAGCGCCAGCAAGTTCAGCTGGATTACGCACTGGTCAAGGCGTTCCGCGAGGAAAAGACCGAAGCACTCAACTCCGGCGCACCGGAAGAAGCCCCCGAGGAAGAAGAAGATGATGAAGAAGCCCCCGAGGAGGACGAGCAGACAAAGCAGAAGaacgaaaagaagaaaaagatggCCGTGGTGAGTGGAAAGATCTTCAAGGAGAACCCAAGCGAGCAGAAGAAGCTCACCAAGCAGGAGGAGGCGCTGCGGGCGAGGATGGTCAAGTCTCGCCACAAGAAGCTGTACCGGAAGATGCTGGAGAAGCAGAAGAAGCAAACGAAGGAGGCGAACCTGCTGAAGGAGAAGCGCCAGCAGATCGACAAGAAGCAGCGAGTGGAGCAGACGCAGAAACGCAAAACGCAGAGGAAGGAAATTTTGGCCAAGTAA